A single genomic interval of Bradyrhizobium sp. sBnM-33 harbors:
- a CDS encoding efflux RND transporter periplasmic adaptor subunit has protein sequence MKRSVVIAIVTAAIGAAAVAGIVARPFIMSGGETKHAHIVARAEPASAAIYYQDPDSKPFYSLTPKKTPDGRDYRAVPPGADISFDDPPQESAAAPPADRKIKYYRNPMGLPDVSPTPKKDSMGMDYIPVYEGEDSDDGSVKVSPGKIQRTGVKSEPAAARPIRTVVRAPGTIQLDERRVSVIAMRAETYLQSVADVTTGTFVKKGQPLMQVYSPAVSSAAAEYVTTLTSRTTAGEPSYGRGSRQRLMNLDVPEAVISEVERTKVVPVTVAWSAPRDGIVLERNAVEGMRAQPGDVLFRVADTSVVWAIIDIAERDLGSLAVGQGVTVRARSFPGRDFSGKISVIYPQVNRETRTARVRIELANPDLALLPDMYVDADVEIGGAEPVLAVPDSSVLDTGARQVVLVDKGVGRFEPRDVKIGRRGDGLVEIRSGLKDGERVVVAANFLIDAESNLKAALKGFAEGAQP, from the coding sequence ATGAAACGGTCGGTCGTGATCGCCATCGTAACTGCCGCCATTGGGGCGGCGGCGGTGGCCGGAATTGTCGCGCGTCCATTCATCATGTCGGGTGGAGAGACCAAGCACGCCCACATCGTGGCACGGGCCGAACCGGCTTCTGCTGCAATCTACTATCAGGACCCCGACAGCAAGCCGTTCTATTCGCTGACGCCGAAAAAGACGCCTGATGGCCGCGACTACCGCGCCGTCCCGCCGGGCGCCGACATCAGTTTTGACGATCCGCCGCAGGAAAGCGCGGCGGCTCCGCCGGCCGACCGAAAAATCAAGTACTACCGCAATCCGATGGGCCTGCCGGACGTTTCGCCGACGCCCAAGAAGGATTCGATGGGGATGGACTACATCCCTGTCTATGAGGGCGAGGACAGCGACGACGGATCGGTCAAGGTCTCGCCGGGAAAGATTCAGCGCACCGGCGTCAAATCGGAGCCGGCCGCCGCCCGCCCGATCCGGACGGTCGTGCGTGCGCCAGGCACGATCCAACTCGACGAGCGTCGAGTCTCAGTTATCGCGATGCGCGCGGAAACCTACCTGCAATCAGTTGCCGATGTCACGACTGGCACTTTTGTCAAGAAGGGCCAGCCGTTGATGCAGGTCTACAGTCCGGCAGTTTCCAGCGCGGCCGCGGAGTATGTGACGACATTGACGTCCAGGACTACGGCGGGCGAACCGTCCTACGGACGCGGTTCACGGCAGCGGTTGATGAACCTTGATGTGCCCGAAGCGGTAATCAGCGAGGTCGAGAGAACGAAGGTCGTCCCGGTGACTGTCGCCTGGTCGGCCCCACGGGACGGCATCGTGCTGGAACGCAACGCCGTCGAGGGTATGCGAGCTCAACCGGGCGATGTGCTCTTCCGCGTCGCGGATACCTCGGTGGTCTGGGCGATAATTGACATAGCCGAGCGCGATCTCGGCTCGCTTGCGGTCGGGCAAGGCGTAACCGTGCGCGCGCGCAGCTTCCCGGGGCGGGACTTCTCCGGAAAGATCTCGGTCATCTATCCCCAGGTCAACCGCGAGACACGGACAGCCCGCGTTCGGATCGAACTCGCAAATCCCGACCTCGCATTGCTGCCGGACATGTATGTGGACGCGGACGTCGAGATTGGCGGCGCGGAGCCTGTTTTGGCCGTTCCCGACAGCTCGGTGCTCGATACGGGAGCGCGCCAGGTCGTTCTGGTCGACAAGGGCGTGGGACGATTCGAACCCCGCGACGTCAAGATCGGCCGTCGGGGAGACGGACTGGTCGAAATCCGCAGCGGGCTGAAAGACGGCGAGCGGGTTGTGGTTGCGGCCAATTTTCTCATCGATGCGGAAAGCAACCTGAAGGCGGCACTCAAGGGCTTTGCCGAGGGAGCTCAGCCATGA
- a CDS encoding FixH family protein, whose product MKAIQFSRGLRVVLTGAALTCAETVALADIKNYEFKLVEPAVKTGPDQTIAVKLIDKTTGKAIPDAVIFATRLDMAPDGMQEMVTKLTPLPASEPGTYRFKANFSMAGRWQLSLGAKVQGETGTVENKLIIQADK is encoded by the coding sequence ATGAAGGCTATTCAGTTTTCGCGCGGCCTGCGGGTTGTGCTGACCGGCGCTGCCCTGACATGCGCCGAGACCGTCGCACTCGCCGATATCAAGAACTACGAGTTCAAGCTCGTCGAGCCGGCCGTGAAGACCGGCCCCGACCAGACCATCGCCGTGAAGCTCATCGATAAGACGACCGGCAAAGCCATACCGGACGCAGTCATCTTCGCCACGCGGCTCGATATGGCGCCCGACGGCATGCAGGAGATGGTGACCAAACTCACCCCGCTACCGGCATCGGAGCCCGGCACCTACCGGTTCAAGGCAAATTTCAGCATGGCCGGCCGCTGGCAATTGTCGCTCGGCGCCAAGGTGCAGGGTGAAACCGGGACGGTCGAAAACAAACTCATTATTCAGGCCGACAAATGA
- a CDS encoding four-helix bundle copper-binding protein, giving the protein MYAREMIGTHPAVQGQISDAVIRCIEECYSCAQTCTSCADACLSERMVQELTQCIRLDLDCADICNITGRIMTRRTGFDDEVMRRMLSVCAAACRLCAEECQRHAAMHEHCRICAESCRRCMEACQEVSRSMAH; this is encoded by the coding sequence ATGTACGCCCGCGAAATGATTGGCACCCACCCGGCCGTCCAGGGCCAGATCAGCGACGCCGTGATCCGTTGCATCGAGGAGTGCTACTCCTGCGCCCAGACCTGCACCTCCTGCGCCGACGCCTGCTTGTCGGAGCGCATGGTACAGGAGCTGACCCAGTGCATCCGGCTTGACCTGGATTGCGCCGATATCTGCAACATCACCGGACGCATCATGACCCGCAGGACGGGTTTCGATGACGAGGTGATGCGCCGCATGCTCAGCGTCTGCGCCGCCGCCTGCCGGCTTTGCGCGGAGGAATGCCAGAGGCACGCAGCCATGCACGAACATTGCCGCATCTGTGCAGAAAGCTGCCGCCGCTGCATGGAAGCTTGCCAGGAGGTCTCACGCAGCATGGCGCATTAG